A stretch of the Uranotaenia lowii strain MFRU-FL chromosome 3, ASM2978415v1, whole genome shotgun sequence genome encodes the following:
- the LOC129751689 gene encoding translocation protein SEC63 homolog, producing MGGQKFQYDESGGTFFYFILSFLALILIPATFYFWPRKKKEDPDRYKEECQCEKCLQKRILISHSDPYKGLKAFLIKLAIVAGWALLAFLTYKVSQFDYEMSNFDPHEILGVPLGASQKDIKKAYRTLSVILHPDKETGDEKAFMKLTKAYQALTDDEARKNWEKYGNPDGPGATSFGIALPSWIVEKENSVWVLGLYALVFMVALPTVVGTWWYRSIRYSGDKVLLDTTQMYFYFFHKTPHMALKRVVMILAASLEFDKRHNSQVVERQSDNEEVPMLIKQLPNLNEKCKELPLCRMYSIKARAILHAHLSRIGLNKNTLDKDRQFIVKKCPYLIQEMVSCVNQLIMLAYARRISKLPTIETIENCMKLSPMIIQGLWEFKNPLLQLPHVSEDHLRYFVSKKRPVRNLQQFAQLPADESRAVLRSLSDHEYDNVMKVLGKMPLIDFSVKCEVVDDENSNVVTAGAIVTVTVELVRRNMSELFGDTNAKEKQGITESTEEGNEGGEDQAAPQQNGDIAAVNGPEKDDKEDAKAAKKPAWQPKPTKGGHKSKSKGGGGGQKSKQQKQMAAAVAAQAQAQNQAVKAEKTKTSEKVRKEDTDVDSGAESDDEGVAGAGSSDEDKKSAVEDDDDEWEKFQQKINKREKLEGKSKVSHPVHCPLFPEEKYEYWWTYICDRKSRTLLTAPYHVTNLVHREEVAIKFTAPKWPGVYVFTVCLRSDSYFGMDQQVDLKLDVKEAAAIPTEHPQWDISDSESEANEQQANESEFTTDSSDAENDDD from the exons ATGGGCGGCCAAAAGTTCCAGTATGATGAAAGCGGAGGAACATTCTTTTACTTTATTCTTTCGTTCCTGGCGCTGATTCTGATTCCGGCCACATTCTACTTCTGGCCCCGTAAGAAGAAGGAAG ATCCGGATCGCTACAAAGAGGAGTGTCAGTGCGAAAAATGTCTCCAGAAACGGATTCTAATATCACATTCCGACCCGTACAAGGGCTTGAAAGCATTTCTCATCAAATTGGCCATCGTTGCCGGTTGGGCTTTGCTGGCGTTTTTAACCTACAAGGTGTCCCAGTTCGACTATGAAATGTCCAACTTTGATCCGCATGAAATTTTGGGGGTCCCGCTAGGGGCTTCCCAGAAGGATATCAAAAAGGCGTATCGCACGCTGTCAGTGATTCTGCATCCCGATAAGGAAACCGGTGACGAGAAGGCCTTCATGAAACTTACCAAAGCCTACCAGGCATTGACCGATGATGAGGCGCGTAAAAATTGGGAGAAGTACGGCAATCCAGATGGCCCAGGAGCCACATCGTTCGGTATTGCGCTGCCTTCCTGGATCGTTGAGAAGGAAAATTCCGTCTGGGTGCTCGGATTGTATGCTCTCGTATTCATGGTAGCACTGCCGACTGTCGTGGGTACCTGGTGGTACCGTTCAATCCGTTACAGCGGCGACAAAGTTCTACTGGACACGACCCAGATGTACTTCTACTTTTTCCACAAAACCCCGCACATGGCGCTGAAGCGAGTTGTGATGATTTTGGCGGCCAGTTTGGAATTCGACAAGCGTCACAATTCCCAGGTCGTGGAGCGACAATCGGACAACGAGGAGGTCCCAATG CTGATCAAACAACTTCCGAATCTGAATGAAAAGTGTAAGGAGCTGCCGTTGTGCCGGATGTACTCCATCAAGGCCCGTGCCATTTTGCACGCCCATTTGAGCCGAATCGGGCTGAACAAGAACACCCTGGACAAGGATCGGCAGTTCATCGTCAAGAAGTGTCCCTATCTGATCCAGGAAATGGTTAGCTGCGTTAACCAGCTGATCATGTTGGCCTATGCTAGAAGAA TTTCCAAACTGCCCACCATCGAGACGATCGAAAACTGTATGAAGCTGTCGCCGATGATCATCCAGGGCCTGTGGGAGTTCAAGAACCCGCTGCTGCAGCTGCCGCACGTATCGGAGGACCACCTGCGCTACTTCGTGTCGAAGAAGCGCCCGGTCCGGAATCTGCAGCAGTTCGCCCAGCTGCCGGCCGACGAGAGCCGTGCGGTGCTGCGCAGCCTGAGCGATCACGAGTACGACAACGTGATGAAGGTGCTGGGCAAGATGCCTCTCATCGATTTCAGCGTCAAGTGCGAGGTGGTGGACGACGAAAATTCCAATGTCGTAACGGCCGGAGCCATTGTGACGGTTACGGTTGAGCTGGTTCGTCGGAATATGAGCGAACTGTTCGGCGATACCAACGCCAAGGAAAAGCAGGGCATTAC AGAATCGACTGAAGAAGGTAATGAAGGGGGAGAAGATCAGGCAGCGCCGCAACAGAATGGTGACATTGCGGCCGTAAATGGGCCGGAAAAGGACGACAAGGAAGATGCCAAGGCAGCCAAGAAACCGGCATGGCAACCGAAGCCCACCAAGGGTGGACACAAAAGCAAAAGCAAAGGTGGCGGCGGCGGTCAGAAGAGCAAACAGCAGAAGCAGATGGCCGCTGCTGTGGCCGCCCAGGCCCAAGCTCAAAACCAAGCCGTTAAGGCAGAGAAG ACTAAAACCAGCGAGAAAGTTCGTAAAGAAGATACAGATGTCGACAGTGGTGCCGAAAGCGATGACGAAGGCGTTGCCGGTGCTGGCAGTTCGGATGAGGACAAGAAGTCTGCAGTGGAAGATGACGACGATGAGTGGGAGAA ATTCCAACAAAAGATCAACAAACGCGAGAAACTCGAAGGAAAATCGAAGGTGTCTCATCCAGTTCACTGTCCACTATTCCCGGAG GAAAAGTACGAATACTGGTGGACGTACATCTGCGACCGTAAGTCCCGCACCCTGCTAACGGCCCCCTACCACGTGACCAATCTGGTGCACCGCGAGGAGGTAGCCATCAAGTTCACCGCTCCCAAATGGCCCGGTGTGTACGTGTTTACCGTGTGCCTCCGATCGGACAGCTACTTCGGCATGGACCAGCAGGTGGATCTGAAGCTGGACGTCAAGGAGGCGGCTGCGATTCCTACCGAACATCCGCAGTGGGACATCAGCGATTCCGAGTCGGAAGCCAACGAGCAGCAGGCCAATGAAAGCGAGTTCACCACCGACTCTTCGGATGCAGAAAATGATGACGACTAG